One genomic segment of Kocuria rhizophila DC2201 includes these proteins:
- a CDS encoding YajQ family cyclic di-GMP-binding protein gives MASESSFDVVSKVDKQEVANALNQAQKEVAQRYDFRGVGADIDFSGEKILIKANSQERAEAVLDVFQSKLVKRGISLKSLDSGEPYASGKEYRIESSIKEGIAQDQAKKITKLIRDEGPKGVKATIQGDELRVSSKSRDDLQEIISLLKGSDLEVDLQFVNYR, from the coding sequence ATGGCATCAGAATCATCGTTCGACGTGGTCAGCAAGGTGGACAAGCAGGAAGTGGCGAACGCCCTGAACCAGGCGCAGAAGGAAGTGGCCCAGCGCTACGACTTCCGCGGCGTGGGCGCGGACATCGACTTCTCCGGGGAGAAGATCCTCATCAAGGCCAACTCGCAGGAGCGCGCCGAGGCCGTGCTGGACGTTTTCCAGTCCAAGCTGGTCAAGCGCGGGATCTCCCTGAAGTCCCTGGACTCCGGTGAGCCCTACGCCTCCGGCAAGGAGTACCGGATCGAGTCCTCCATCAAGGAGGGCATCGCCCAGGACCAGGCCAAGAAGATCACCAAGCTCATCCGGGACGAGGGCCCCAAGGGCGTGAAGGCCACCATCCAGGGTGACGAGCTGCGCGTCTCGTCCAAGTCCCGTGACGACCTGCAGGAGATCATTTCCCTGCTCAAGGGCTCGGACCTGGAGGTCGACCTGCAGTTCGTGAACTACCGCTGA
- a CDS encoding patatin-like phospholipase family protein translates to MPHASAPTRAIVLGGGGTAGIAWESGLLGGLLEAGADLEAADLVVGTSAGSAVAVRLRAGALHLAALRSEMTREDAAPQPPAEDTAPAFDAEQFMQMMGESARGATSPEAGRAAIGARAASCPVALSEQAWVARMAGMLPAEWPAGRLAITAVDAGSGEFVVFDADSGVPLDRAVAASCTVPMVFPLVHVGGRDCMDGGMRSATNADLAAGFDRVLVVSCNPEPPTSPFGPTLDQSLRMIEEAGSALHVTADDAARAAFGTNPLDPASRLPSFEAGLAQARQLADRVAEFWNA, encoded by the coding sequence ATGCCCCACGCCTCAGCACCCACCCGGGCCATCGTCCTGGGCGGCGGCGGAACCGCCGGGATCGCATGGGAGAGCGGTCTGCTCGGGGGCCTGCTGGAAGCGGGTGCGGACCTGGAGGCCGCGGACCTCGTGGTCGGGACCTCCGCGGGATCCGCGGTGGCCGTGCGGCTGCGCGCCGGCGCTCTGCACCTGGCCGCCCTGCGCTCCGAGATGACCCGGGAGGACGCCGCACCGCAGCCCCCGGCCGAGGACACCGCCCCGGCCTTCGACGCCGAGCAGTTCATGCAGATGATGGGGGAATCGGCCCGCGGTGCCACGAGCCCCGAGGCGGGCCGGGCCGCGATCGGTGCGCGGGCGGCGTCGTGCCCGGTGGCGCTGAGTGAGCAGGCGTGGGTCGCGCGGATGGCCGGGATGCTCCCCGCCGAGTGGCCCGCGGGCAGGCTCGCGATCACCGCGGTGGACGCGGGCAGCGGCGAGTTCGTGGTGTTCGACGCGGACAGCGGCGTCCCCCTGGACCGGGCGGTCGCGGCGAGCTGCACCGTGCCCATGGTGTTCCCGCTCGTGCACGTGGGGGGCCGCGACTGCATGGACGGCGGCATGCGCTCGGCCACCAACGCGGACCTGGCCGCGGGCTTCGACCGGGTGCTCGTGGTCTCGTGCAACCCCGAGCCGCCCACCAGCCCGTTCGGCCCCACGCTGGACCAGTCCCTGCGGATGATCGAGGAGGCCGGCTCGGCCCTGCACGTCACCGCGGACGACGCCGCCCGGGCGGCCTTCGGCACGAATCCCCTGGACCCCGCGAGTCGGCTACCCTCGTTCGAAGCCGGTCTCGCGCAGGCGCGACAGCTCGCGGACCGGGTCGCAGAGTTCTGGAACGCGTGA
- a CDS encoding thioredoxin family protein, giving the protein MATVDITQDTLGQTISDNDIVLLDWWAEWCGPCKQFAPTYEAASEKNPEIVFGKVDTESEQGLAAAAQISSIPTLMAFREGILVFSQPGALPASSLDEVITAVKNLDMNEVRAEVEKQAAEAESAAEPEAPQS; this is encoded by the coding sequence ATGGCTACCGTTGACATCACCCAGGACACCCTGGGCCAGACCATTTCCGACAACGACATCGTCCTGCTGGACTGGTGGGCGGAGTGGTGCGGACCGTGCAAGCAGTTCGCCCCCACCTACGAGGCCGCGTCCGAGAAGAACCCCGAGATCGTGTTCGGCAAGGTGGACACCGAGTCCGAGCAGGGCCTGGCCGCCGCCGCCCAGATCTCCTCGATCCCCACGCTGATGGCGTTCCGCGAGGGCATCCTCGTCTTCTCCCAGCCGGGTGCGCTCCCCGCGTCCTCGCTGGACGAGGTGATCACCGCCGTCAAGAACCTCGACATGAACGAGGTGCGTGCCGAGGTGGAGAAGCAGGCCGCCGAGGCCGAGTCCGCCGCGGAGCCGGAGGCCCCGCAGAGCTGA
- a CDS encoding VIT1/CCC1 transporter family protein: MAEPHAEKSGDRLNKLRAAVLGANDGIVSVAATVVGVAGATAATGPILIAGSAAVIGGALSMALGEYVSVSSQKDSEEALIEKEKRELEEMPEAELEELAELYRERGLSEATAKQVAIELSEKDVLRAHLDAELGIDPDDIVNPWSAAISSALAFFLGSLLPMLAILLPPPELRIPITFVAVLVALGLTGTLGARLGKTPHVARAAVRVVVGGAIALGATFLIGSLLGVSAA, from the coding sequence ATGGCAGAACCCCATGCCGAGAAGTCCGGGGACCGACTCAACAAGCTCCGCGCCGCCGTGCTGGGCGCCAACGACGGCATCGTGTCCGTGGCCGCCACCGTGGTGGGCGTGGCCGGTGCCACCGCTGCCACCGGACCCATCCTGATCGCGGGCTCGGCGGCCGTGATCGGCGGTGCCCTGTCCATGGCGCTGGGCGAGTACGTCTCCGTGTCCAGCCAGAAGGACTCCGAGGAAGCCCTCATCGAGAAGGAGAAGCGGGAGCTCGAGGAGATGCCCGAGGCCGAGCTGGAGGAGCTCGCCGAGCTCTACCGGGAGCGGGGCCTGAGCGAGGCCACGGCCAAGCAGGTGGCCATCGAGCTCTCGGAGAAGGACGTCCTGCGGGCGCACCTGGATGCGGAACTGGGCATCGACCCGGACGACATCGTGAACCCGTGGTCCGCCGCGATCTCCTCCGCGCTGGCGTTCTTCCTGGGCTCGCTGCTGCCGATGCTCGCGATCCTGCTCCCGCCGCCGGAGCTGCGGATCCCCATCACGTTCGTGGCCGTGCTCGTGGCGCTGGGCCTCACGGGCACCCTGGGTGCCCGCCTGGGCAAGACCCCGCACGTGGCGCGCGCGGCCGTGCGCGTGGTCGTGGGCGGCGCCATCGCGCTCGGGGCCACGTTCCTCATCGGCTCCCTGCTGGGGGTCTCCGCCGCGTAG
- a CDS encoding DNA-3-methyladenine glycosylase family protein, whose amino-acid sequence MTTEVTTRGTAPGGAPARLRWSPPGPLHLGQTLRVLGRGAEDPTARVLGEDCAWITTRCRGLPVSARFTRPARQPGESPLDRDVVVDAWGPGARDWLPQAPRWVGSEDAWDEFESSDAFSALPPTLVRARHEHPGLRLPATGTVLERAVVAVLEQRVTAIEAVRAHRTLLRWIAEDAPGPAPHGMKVPPTPQQWRAVPSWQWHRAGVDPARSATLMRTMHRASALERLSHERDPARVRAALQSISGIGVWTAAEITQCSHGDPDGVSVKDYHLADYVCWFFDGAPGSDERMLELLEPWRGHRQRVVRLIKASGHRKPSFGPRLSPQDHRHH is encoded by the coding sequence ATGACCACGGAGGTGACCACGCGCGGCACGGCCCCGGGCGGTGCCCCCGCCCGGCTCCGGTGGAGCCCACCCGGTCCTCTCCACCTGGGCCAGACCCTGCGGGTGCTCGGCCGCGGCGCCGAGGACCCCACCGCGCGGGTGCTCGGCGAGGACTGCGCGTGGATCACCACCCGGTGCCGCGGCCTGCCCGTGAGCGCCCGCTTCACCCGCCCCGCGCGGCAGCCCGGTGAGAGCCCGCTCGACCGGGACGTGGTGGTGGACGCGTGGGGCCCGGGTGCCCGGGACTGGCTGCCGCAGGCACCCCGGTGGGTCGGGTCCGAGGACGCCTGGGACGAGTTCGAGTCCTCGGACGCGTTCTCCGCCCTGCCCCCCACGCTCGTGCGTGCGCGCCACGAGCACCCCGGGCTGCGCCTGCCCGCCACAGGCACGGTGCTGGAACGGGCCGTGGTGGCGGTCCTCGAGCAGCGGGTCACGGCCATCGAAGCCGTCCGCGCCCACCGCACGCTACTGCGCTGGATCGCCGAGGACGCCCCTGGGCCCGCCCCGCACGGCATGAAGGTTCCGCCGACCCCGCAGCAGTGGCGGGCCGTCCCCTCCTGGCAGTGGCACCGTGCGGGGGTGGACCCGGCGCGCTCCGCCACGCTCATGCGCACCATGCACCGCGCCTCCGCCCTGGAACGGCTCTCCCACGAGCGGGACCCCGCCCGGGTGCGCGCGGCCCTGCAGTCGATCAGCGGCATCGGGGTGTGGACGGCCGCCGAGATCACCCAGTGCAGCCACGGGGATCCGGACGGGGTCAGCGTGAAGGACTACCACCTGGCGGACTACGTGTGCTGGTTCTTCGACGGCGCCCCCGGCTCCGACGAGCGCATGCTCGAGCTGCTGGAGCCGTGGCGCGGGCACCGCCAGCGGGTCGTGCGGCTCATCAAGGCCAGCGGGCACCGCAAGCCCTCGTTCGGCCCCCGGCTCAGCCCTCAGGACCACCGCCACCACTGA
- a CDS encoding DUF2079 domain-containing protein: protein MGSLATALYGALSWSQWIRWDVPSWDNAIFTQLLSSYAAGAGPVVDIKGHGFNLLGDHFHPLLIVLAPVYALFPSALTVMLVQDVLLGISAVAVTRCAVRVLPAAPAAAIGVAYALSFGLQNAVAVQFHEVALAVPLLAAGLAALREHRWRAAAMWSAPVALVKEDLGLTVAVVGALMVAHALHPALRRGLSAGRRRWAAVSALAPVRSGGSGEEPRGSAAEAHRRSGAPALGVDRAPAAAPVPAASARESTRGAGRAASSSERGAGEAPVPGPRRPALAWGAALVVWGAGVTALAVGVVLPALNPAGEFAYADKLDVAGLLRDPASAVILQVVPVQKLGTWLLLLLAGAVVAVRSPIALVALPTLLWRMLSPNEGYWGPGWHYSAVLMPVVFVALVDAVVRLRADAARARATRGGAEAAVLGGMGAVAPWAALTVALAVGSQLPLAGLVAPEAWQPDPRRDAKTAAVAEVPPGASVGTDLSLMNALVGRADVHWIGNGEDPAPEYVVVDRAGATWGGTAPEDVPGYARDVYGTEYTVVSDEANIVVARSGAGSGEPVR from the coding sequence GTGGGCTCGCTCGCCACCGCCCTGTACGGCGCGCTCTCGTGGAGCCAGTGGATCCGCTGGGACGTCCCCTCGTGGGACAACGCGATCTTCACGCAGCTGCTGTCCTCCTACGCCGCCGGCGCGGGGCCCGTGGTGGACATCAAGGGCCACGGCTTCAACCTCCTGGGGGACCACTTCCACCCCCTGCTGATCGTCCTGGCGCCGGTCTACGCGCTGTTCCCCTCCGCGCTCACGGTGATGCTCGTGCAGGACGTGCTGCTGGGGATCTCGGCGGTCGCGGTGACCCGCTGCGCCGTGCGCGTGCTGCCCGCCGCTCCCGCCGCCGCGATCGGGGTGGCCTACGCCCTGAGCTTCGGGCTGCAGAACGCCGTGGCCGTGCAGTTCCACGAGGTTGCGCTCGCGGTGCCCCTGCTCGCGGCGGGTCTCGCCGCCCTGCGGGAGCACCGCTGGCGGGCCGCAGCCATGTGGAGCGCACCGGTGGCCCTCGTCAAGGAGGACCTCGGGCTGACCGTGGCCGTGGTCGGCGCGCTCATGGTCGCCCACGCGCTGCACCCCGCCCTGCGCCGCGGACTGTCCGCGGGACGCCGCCGCTGGGCCGCCGTCTCTGCGCTCGCGCCCGTGCGCTCCGGCGGGTCGGGGGAGGAACCCCGAGGATCCGCGGCCGAGGCGCACCGCCGATCGGGGGCGCCCGCGCTCGGTGTCGACCGTGCGCCCGCCGCCGCCCCGGTTCCCGCGGCATCGGCTCGCGAGTCCACGCGCGGAGCCGGCCGTGCGGCGTCGTCGTCCGAGCGGGGTGCGGGGGAGGCCCCGGTGCCCGGCCCGCGGCGCCCGGCACTCGCGTGGGGCGCGGCGCTCGTGGTCTGGGGAGCGGGGGTCACGGCCCTCGCGGTGGGGGTGGTGCTGCCCGCGCTGAACCCCGCGGGGGAGTTCGCGTACGCGGACAAGCTGGACGTCGCCGGGCTGCTGCGGGACCCCGCCAGCGCGGTGATCCTGCAGGTGGTGCCCGTGCAGAAGCTGGGCACGTGGCTGCTGCTCCTGCTGGCGGGGGCCGTGGTGGCGGTGCGCTCGCCGATCGCGCTCGTGGCGCTGCCCACGCTGCTGTGGCGGATGCTCTCCCCGAACGAGGGGTACTGGGGCCCGGGCTGGCACTACAGTGCCGTGCTGATGCCCGTGGTGTTCGTGGCGCTCGTGGACGCGGTCGTGCGGCTGCGCGCGGACGCCGCCCGGGCCCGCGCCACGCGAGGCGGTGCGGAAGCCGCCGTGCTGGGCGGGATGGGCGCGGTGGCGCCGTGGGCCGCGCTGACCGTCGCGCTCGCGGTGGGGAGCCAGCTGCCCCTCGCCGGGCTGGTCGCGCCCGAGGCGTGGCAGCCCGACCCGCGGCGGGACGCCAAGACGGCCGCGGTGGCGGAGGTCCCGCCGGGAGCGAGCGTGGGCACCGACCTCTCCCTCATGAACGCGCTCGTGGGCCGCGCGGACGTCCACTGGATCGGCAACGGCGAGGACCCCGCCCCCGAGTACGTGGTGGTGGACCGCGCGGGGGCCACGTGGGGCGGCACGGCACCCGAGGACGTCCCCGGGTACGCGCGCGACGTCTACGGCACGGAGTACACCGTGGTGAGTGACGAGGCGAACATCGTGGTGGCCCGCTCCGGAGCCGGTTCCGGGGAGCCGGTGCGCTAG